The genome window TTCAATCCTGCATGCCCCCCTGTGCTGGTTCACCTCCCATTGACCACCTCCTCAGACAAACCCACACCATTAACAACACTTGTGATTTAGATCCTATTCCAATACTGTCCTAAATATGCAAATATAGTTCCGCTTCCCGTGATCGTTCTCATAACATCTGACAGACATGTAGTGTTCTAtttgtttcattgtgtgtgtgtgtgtgtgtgtgtgtgtgtgtgtgtgtgtgtgattgtgtgcatcTGCATATGCATCTTGAGAatgtgtgtatgaataacagggTCCGGCCTGGCGTGCAGCAGTTaagcagaggcagcagcagtGTGTCGGCATTCCGGTGGAAAAGGGCTTTTTCTTAGGAGCAGCAACAATGCCCTTTCTCCCCCGACGAGGGCTCTCTGTGGGGAACCCGCTCCTAATTTCCTCCATCCATAATAGAAAGAGCTACATTAAACAGTGCCATTAGTGCCAGCAATTTGTTTTATTCTCAACAGAAAGAGAAATGTTATCTGTGGCGGACAAACTTAACCCAATTAAAGCTGGTGGAGCCGAGGGGCCTCTGCGGATGCAGGGCTGCATGGGTCTGGAGGGCCCAGGAGCCGAGAGCCTGCCAAGTTTGGGGGAAGAAAGCAGGGAActaaagagagaatgaaagggaaaAGAATGATGGACTTTGCCaaacagacagaggagggagcgagAAGTTTGTCCCGAAGAATATACTGTATCTtgtctctgatgtgtgtgttgtatgtacatgtgtgtgtctgtttgagtcTGTGTTTCTCAGTGTTGGCGTCTGTATTTTGAGCACAACTGTTCTGTATACAGTGACAGTATATTGTACTTTAGAGCTGCTCGCCTTCTCTTTCTGGAGGACCATACATCACCAGACAATAAATCAACTGAATCAAGTGTGCTAGATTAGTTTCCTAGGTCAGGATGTTGCATTTGGTGTTGGAAGGCCCAAACCTcatcagggtgtgtgtactctgGGTGTGTGTAGCTGTAGGGAGACAAAGGTAGTGCTGGCAGAGCAGAAtgaaaaggaagagggagagttgACACGGCACCCTGGGCTTTCCTCAGGAAACGTCTGCTGACGACGAgaactagaacacacacacacatgcacacaaagtgTGACATGGCGTCAAGGAGTAAGAGGGATGTTGCATTTACATGTTTGTGTAAAACCATGTGGTAAAACTACCTTTAAATGATAAAACCATCCTTGTTCATTAACATATGAGAACACCGTTATCTAAATATGTATACAGCAAATCGCTTTACTTGGAAAGACCCAGTGAAAGGTCATGGGAGCACGAACCCACACAAAGCTGCACTCACGCACACccctcaacccccacccccaatctTTAACCACACATCCAAGTGTTAATTGTTGTGATAACACAGTTCAATAACAGCTCTCTAATTATCAACATGCCTGGCTGTCAAACATCTTCTGGGTAGTGTGTGGCAATGTATGTTAGGGTATTTGAGTGTGCATCAGTAAATAGAATAATGTGTGGCACAGTCAGTGTGATGTagtgtgtatgcgcgtgtgtgtgtgtgagagacagagaagagcagAAGATTCTAATGAAGCTGACACTCCCAGCTGCCGACATAGACCCAGCAAGAGGTGAAAGTTACAGAGAAACATATCCCATTAATAAGACCCACCACAAATCCTGTGAATTCTGACACAGTGACACTAGGAATAGTCAAAGTGCCACTTTTTGATTGATATCCAGTTGTGACGGGAGCACAAGAAAGTCAGCTGGAGTGTAAAGAGTGAAAAAAAAATTTTTAGTGGAGAGATGGGGTGTCTGTTCTATACTTGAATGTTTCCATATCTTCACCTGGTTCACCATTCTGACATACTGAGAGTAAGAAGAGATGGGTGAACATGATGATTGATGCGTCCATGTGTCTAATTTCTAAatccatgtgtctgtctgactcatccacccatgtgtctgtctgtctgggtatgGGTCTGCTGGAAAGCACttgtttttctcctttctcccacACAGCTACCCTCCAATCAGCATCTCCCAGCTGGGGAAGCCGAGCATAAACAGCCTCCATTACTCCCAGAGTTGATGGATTCCTCACAGCTGCAGACGGAGGCCTGCCATCAGGACCAGCAGACGTAAACAGCCGGGGAACAtgcctggccacacacaccatacacacgcacacacactaaacttTAACTTTGTAGTTTTGTCATTTATTCTCAATTTGTATCGTGTGTGTCTCAGTTCTTAGAGTGTATTCTGTTCTGCCGTAACAGAAATAGCTCAACATTTGTCATGGAGAGCCAGAGATTCATAAAAAATTACATGTTAGACATAAAATAATATTCAACAACACATATATGTATGTcctatacatatacatatataatttCTCTCTCAGATCGGCAGTTTTGTCAATAAAACCTGCATTGATATACTGTGGAAGAACTAGTATGTAACAGTATGATTAATAATCACTGCAGTTTCAATCAATAACTATAAAACAACATTAGGGGTCAAACATTAATGAAACATGAGTTTGATTTTAGGGACTTCTGATTCCAATGAATAAGCTTCATTCTTTTTCCAGAGTGAAGTTCTGAGGTGTGCAGTGTGGTTGAGTTATActaaaatgtacacattgcatGGAGCTGCTGCCCCATCTAGTGGTGGAAATGTGTTCCACTCAAATGGGATTCCCACACcctgatcatcatcatcattctatAACTACAAATTTCTTCAACAAGGCCTCAACATGGCATGTTAAACACATGAATTAGAGCTGATCATCTTCCCATACAGAAAAGGTAATCAAAGAATCGTGTAAACAAAAGTGTGCCGTGTCTTGTGAGTGCTGGACTAATCAGAGTAAAGTGACCCCTTTCTTGCAGTTATTTCATTGTACTTGGCGACCAAAACAAATGCATGTGACATTCTGTATTAATAGTACTATTAAAATAGTCTATTAAAGTTACAATAACAATTGTGTTTTGATTACATTTTATTACAATTTACATCCTAttcttacatatatatatatatataaaaaaaacacaactacAAAAAGTACATGGGAGCGTAGAGAACAGCTGTCTTTAACATTGTGGATGACAAAAATCAAACAAAAAGCTAAGCGGCACACTACCAAAAGGTCAAACAGGTCACACCAATGTCTGAGCTTGCGTAATTACAGATTAGTTTACATCAAACTGGTTGATCAagcattgaaataaaatgacaaaaacTGGGTCCTGAGTGTGCTGTATGATATTTCACCCGGCATCCATCATAGACTGGCATCCATCACACTGATCAATATCACCCTACCATGTTTACAGGGATATCAAAGTTTCATAGTCAACATGACTGACACTCATGGTTATCCTGTACACATTTCTGCCTGAACATTAAACAGTGtgatgtaagagtgtgtgtgggtgtgtcctcaGCGTCTGGGGGCGTTGGGTCGGGGAGGGGGGCCACCTGATCGGAAGACGGAACAGAAACAGAACCTTGACACCAACCGTACACCACTAATGATCCTAGTCAGTGAAAGACTCAGACCAGTGAGACTGACCTGGACACGGCAGCAGCCCGGGTTGTGGCCCCCCCATGTGAAGGCTCTTCAGGGATGGAGGGGCTcctctgggggggtggggagacatGGGGCCCCTGGGAGCCatgaggctgtgtggggggcCACTCTGTAGGAGCAGACCCCGGGGGGGTGGCGGAccacgagagggaggggggccatggtggtgggggggtggccctcGAGAGGAGGGGCAATGTAAGGGAGGGCCCCGAGGAGGAAGGGGTCCacgtggggcaggggggccgtggggggctggggggccgtgGTTGGCCCTGTGCATGGACAATAgtggtgggggcttggtcttaGGGTAGGAGCCTGGATggagaaaaataaaaacagacaCTGAAAACCCTCCTTACAAAAGCACCAAAAGGTAGAGTCTTTAGATTAAGAGAAAATAGATATTATGAAACAAAAGCTACTGACCTGGGGGGGCCATCAGGGGGGTGGGCTGTGGGTGGTCTCCCATggccacctggggggggggaggaccggAGGGGGtgggcagcaggggagggggctTTCCCAGGCCAGGGGGCagaatcttcctcctctcagggTGGGCTCCGTCCTCTGTCTCTGAGGAGGTCGCTGGGGAAGATGACAACACCAACAGATAAGTGAGACATGTTTGTATTTCTGTCTGGAGTTTGGGAACCTGTGTGGTGGGAGCGGACACTGTTTGGATGTTGGTCCAGACTCATGTGCACCACATGACTAATGGTATCTGAAGGATACAGGGCCTGAATGGGTGAGTGTGTCACCTTGTGAATGGTCCTGGCGGGAGCGGAGGTACTCAGCAATGGTTCCCAGCTCTTCGGAGTAGAGGTGCACGCCCTCggccaggaagaggagcagctGGCGTGTCTCTGCCGGTACTGCGtgcctctccatcttctctctctccaggaggtCATCCGCCAGCTCGGACGCTCGGGCCGCCATCTCCGTCGGGTCCTTCTGAGGACGCTCCCCGAGTCCTCGACTGTATTCCGTTATGACAAAGTCCATGGCCTGCTCCTTTGGCATGTTCCGGTGGACTGTGCAGGGTGGGGTTTAAGGGGTTTAAGAGGGAAGGGTGAAAAATGACAACGACGACACTGCAAGACGGCCATTTACTGAAAGTCATATTTAGACACTTCAAATCTACACTTTATAACTCAGGAATCTATGTTGTGGTTTAGTGGAGCTATTGATGGTGCATGTATCATTTTGTGAGTGGGTTTGTGTTTCGTTGTGCATTTGAATATTTGTTGGTTTTACATAAAcataaattaaatgtatttgtctgtgtttgattgGAAATGATGTTGATGGTGTGTAAGCATCTGTATTAGCTCTGTGTAAGACTAATGGACTTGATTTAtcctcaaatgtattttttcagGTGACGTTTTGATTGATTAGATTATGAGAacaaatcatttaaaaaaaacaatttgatGTGTAGTAGACCGTGAATTATTTTAAGTGCATCTTGTCTACCATTTCATTTTTATATATGATAATTATATGagattgtgtttttttgttttgttttattactgCATTTTAAATAGTTTGTGCAAAAATGTATTAATCGTGATGTGAAAACTTACCCACAGTTTGCAAATGTTTGAACAACAtgagtttttttttatagtaCCCAAACAAGCTAATTACCttttttatttgtaatttttttttaacctgtTTTGGACTGTCCTCTGCCAAGCCTGAAGCATCTACCATTTGTGACTGATAAAGGAGTTGTTAAATTGGTAATATAAAGTGTAGGCCGACTGTATGGATTCTAATTCATTAGGCAATGGttaatgtgttttgtgtgtgaaccACTGGGGTTGATTTAAGAGTCTATTGAATGTGAGTATTAGGCCAAAAGCTGGAGCACAGAACCTAGGCATCATCAGCTTTTGTAATGGTTTTCTGTTCTTGCTAGAAGTGCATTTTATTGGAGTATATAATAACAGGCTTTAAAACTACAACATTTTTGTTTGGTGAAATTCACTTTGTATTGATATACCCTACTGGAAGAGAGTGCGCTAGGGGTTTTTAGGTAACTGTGAGGGGCTGggcgtggggggagggggacttaCTTTTGAGGGACTCTGAAAATATGATAACAGTGCAGGAGGAGAGTGCTACATTAGTCTGCTCCACGAGTATACATAAGGGGGAGCCAAGGCCGCGCACGTCCTGCAGGGCCCGCGTCAGGCCAGACTCCGCCTGCAGGTAGAGCATTTCCACAGAGAGGCCACGCTCCTGCAAACACTGGCCTAGCGATTTGGGGTAATCCCTTtgaaagaagaagaacaacagCAGCTTGGTTATTGTCCACATAAGACATAGAACTCATAGATGGGGCACCAGCCCAGTGCAACTTCACCTACTAGCACCAGCTTGACATCGCTGCGGGGGGCGATGCATGTTCGGTGATTCCCTTTTATCTTATCTAATTATGGTTTGAAAACAAGgaggtgagtgtgagagagtgtgagtgagtgtaagagagagagctgtggagatgtttaaAATTGCTGTAAATTTTACATAAAATTATATTAATGAATCACCTTGCACATGGTATAGGATGTTTCTGTCACTTTATATCAGTGAAATACGTCTATTAATTGAAATACAAgaaagtgtatttatgtacatATTGATGTGTTTAAAGTTGATGTGAGAAATATGTAAACCAACGAGTGGAATTAGGACTGCTTTTTAAATGTGTTATTAGATGTTGAAGAGTTATATATTttgttaataataatacaaaagggACATGGAGGCAAATCTAGCTCTGAGACAATATTTTTGTGTTGCATTGTTGACTTCCTTTGCTGGTCAATGCCACTTCAAAGTTAGTTGGCCGGTTGCCTTGATGAGGCAGACCCACTGCTCTGGGCTGCCATCGGGTGATGGATAACAGAGAACACATTTCTACAGTGGACAATCCCTGCATCCGTGTGTGTCGTGGTGTTACACAAACAATTCTTCTTCTTGTGCATGGTAGTGTGTAATGCAGTCAAACTCCTCAAAAGTAATATTTAAGAATCTTAAAACAAATTCTTAAGGGGATTCTAAAACTAATTTAAAGACAAATTATAGTGATTGTAAGCATGGGTTTGCATTTAAACTAAGATGAGAATTATATTTTGGAAGGAAACACAACATCAGTTAAAAAAGGACCCAACATCAGATTATGGCCTGGACTGCCCACTGAAAGAGAGGCTTATTTTATAAACCTAATTGGACATGGCTTTAGCTAGACTTGGCAGGATGGTTAAGAGACGATCAATAGCACTATGGGAATGATCTGATACTCACTTTAATCCCAAAATACTGAGTTAGAAACCAGCCAGACAGGGGCGCCCAGGGTAGAGCGCATAACACATGAGCTGAGGCTTTACTGCAGGGGCCCGGGTTTGAGTCCTGCCCGGACCATTTCCTACATGTCATCGTCTCCCCCTGCCTTTCCTATCGATCTCCAATAAAGCATGCCTCAAAACTATATTCAGTGTCGGTTGAAAATCTattttgaattatttaaaattGCTTCTACTTTCCAGCAAATTATGTTACAACAATCCTGTTCCAGGCAGTTCCTGCCTCCTCCTTGGCTTATCTGAAAGATGTCCAAAAACTGTGCAATGATGGTgcaatttcacaactttttgtATTGAAGTTTTTGAGTTGGTAAAAGTGAATATTACAGGACCAAACCTATTTACCGTGGGAgtaatacaaacaaacatttagGCGTTTTCTTTAGGCTCTAAACAGGTATGTGCCACACTTGGGTGCAGAAATTTTTGTGTGATGTCAACATAAGTgactacgtttttttttttttgctccatAAGAAGTCCCACACAATCACACTGTCTGCTACATTCGACTACAGACAGTTGGTGATGCCCTTCTTTGTTTATTATCCTTCAACtgacagggaggagactggGCAGAGATGGCAATATACTTACGTGGACTGGTTGCTTACGGACAGGACTACACAGTCTGcagctcttctctcttcctggaTCTGTCTGTAAAAGCGCTGGTATAGAGTCTTGCGCTGATCAGCTGGAGGCTTGTAAGCATCTGATGCTGGTAGAGAGAGCGatagggagcaagagagaaataTGTTTTTGCAAGGTATCACATTTCCAGCACATAATGATCAAAACTGCAACCAAACATTTACCCATCACTGAGTGTATACatgcagtactgtgcaaaataTCTTACCATTCTGTTGATAGCCTTCATATTTCATTGGACCACTGTAATGTTGTTGGTCTAAGACCTCTTCATAactgtgagaaaaaaaaagttaccaCGGCAAAACGAATACATATTTTTCTCATATCAGGAGGCTAACTATATTGTATGTATACCTTTCTGCATCCTTGTTGTGGTCctccgtcctctcctctctaacaaCGGGGTATGGTGCTGGTCTTCGGAAAGACCGTAGAGGTTGGACCCTTGTAAAGGAGACATAAATTTGCCAGTAAATGTTTGAGCAAATTACACAATAATTCACTGGAGTAGTAATAGCGACTACTGTAATTCGTAGATGGCGACAGATTATCTTCTTAGTGAatactagctagcttgctagccaacGACGACAAAATAGCTAGAGCTACCCGGCAGTAATGTAGCTGCAGCTATATCTACACAGCCAATGCAATGTTGTTACTAGCTTGCTAGATAGTTCCTTGAATGTTCATCTGAAtagtaaaaatgttttttgctcATATTAGAATCATGCAAAAACCTATAaacattatttttctttataaACTATCTAAATAGCTAACGTTACACTGTGGTAGCCACTTACCCTCCATTTGGATTGGGTTGGGGTCTTCTGCCGCTCGGGGAAATAACCCACGACGACATTGCACGTTGACAGCAAAAGACAGATGAAACTACTTAACTACTATATAGATTTATAAACCAATTGTGAGACCATAATCAGGTGTACAGCCCTCTAGCAAACAATATAGCGAACAAAATTGCTCATGCGATTTTCGTTTTGTCAAACAGggtgcttcttcttcttcttttgacTTCCGGGCAATCTAGGCACGCCAAGCGCATTGTTGCCTCTCGCAGGTCATTGACTGAAAGCACACATCGTCACCGACAACCATCAGATTATACATAGTATGGCAAGCCGTTCATTTAACCAATGAATTGTTGTTATCAACAATTCGAATTCTTGTTATCAACAATTCGAATTCTTGTTATCAACAATTCGAATTCTTGATATGAACAATTcaattttggatatcaacaatttaattttggatatcaacaattgAATTGTTGATTAAAAAAATTTGAATTGTTGATATCAACAATTTATTGGTGAAATGATAAAACGGCTTGCCATAATGTAGAGCCAGTGAACTTCCTCCCGCGGTGCGCTGGACATAAACAATCAGGTCCAGCCGTGGAGGGGGGCCAGGAACATGCAAATAAGCTGTGTTTCCACAGGTTTGAGTCAACCCATCCCCCCCTAACTGTGGAAAATATCTTCATTTTTACAGTCCCCAACAAAAGGACAACCCAGTTATCTCAATGACTACAGGCCAGTGGTAATCTTGCATGTGAAGACTGCCAAGAGACTTGTTCTGCAGCACCGTAGGCACCTGGTGAAAGACTCACTGGACCCCCCTGCAGTTCGGGTACCATTCCCAAACCAGCATAGACAACGCCATCATTGATCTGCTTCACAGGGCTTACCCACACCTGAAGAGGCCAGGACAGTGAGAGTTATGTTCTTTGACTTCTCCTGTGTGTTTAACACCATCTAACACCAttcaacatttattttcacCATCTACACCTCGTTGATTTAAAACTGGACAGGGGCGtagtggagaggaggacgagggacaAAATAAAGACCATATTGATCCTGGGCAACCCCCTCCCATGCATTCGATTAGCTGTGGCAGATGCAGAGCAACTTCAGCCACAAGCTCATTCCACAGCCACAGGCTCACAAGATCCAGGAGTACCTACTCTGGACACTTTATATCTCCCAACCCTATACATTTGAAATATTGTGCATTTTTTCCACTATGTGTACATCATTTGTTCAGTTGTTTATTATTATAAGACAGTATATGTTATGTTAGTTATTTTTCCCCTGTATTATAATTTGttcttattgtttattttcttaGTCTTTTTGTCCTTATTTTCTACAGCCTGTAACCCATATTTCGGTTGAGTAAGTCGTATCCTATCTTCTTTTGCAAGATCACAAACCTATTCACAAATCTATTGTACATTCAAAACCGTTTCAGTTTGTCAGTTTGGACAGAGTCGAGGCATAACGACCTATTTAAACTAATGATTTCATTTCCAGTACGAGATTACTTTTGAGACAAGACTCACCTTACATAAAAAAAGTATACTAAAAGTATTAATAGCATTTGTTGACTGATCTTTGTTGAGACACTTCTTTAAATATCATCAGCATTAACTAgcagaaattaaataaatatgttGACTGAACCCAAGATTACAATTTAACTTTTAGTCAGGCCCGTGAACTACCGCAGATTGGTTTTTGGATTGTTAGCTAGTCCAGCATGCACACTACCTTTCACTAGTGTCACGAGCCTGGGCCCAAAGACTGCACTGTGTGCGCGCGAGGGTTACAGTCGCCATTTTATTTTTGAAAAATCAAACCGAACTGGAAGGAGAGGAACCTTTTTAAATCGTCAAGTTTGGGGGGATAAAACTGAAGGAATGAACatcataaaatacatttaggaAGCACGGTATGTTTTAATTAGTTATGTTCAAGATAATCTGAGCTATTCTAACAAATGGAGACACGAGTTAGCTTGTGTTTATTTCTAGCCGTTGAGCTCCGTAACGTTATCAACGGGTCAGTCTAATTGCTGGATTGAAATGGAACAATCCAGCCAGGTAGTTCGCTAGTCTAGCTAGTAAGCCAATGAACGACGGAGTAATTGCAATTTATTACTACAAATATATCGACACTCAATATTTAAAACTACTTGCCGATCTGCTATAGGTTGATATGTTAACAGCACAGTCAGCAATAAGCGAGTCTAACTTACTTAGCTCTACGAAACTCAACGTTGATTGGTGAACGCCGTACTGTGTTACCAGCAAGCTAGGTAGCTATCTTCAGTTTATCTTAGAAATGAATACAGTAAGGAAACTAAATTGTTGAAGCGAGGTGACAGGCTACTGTAGGCCATTTCTCTGCCATGCAACCTCGAAATTGCGTGTTACGGTAAAAATTGGTAGTTCACGTTTTAAAATCCAACAAATATTACCACACTGAATTGGTCACTGGCTAGCTTGCCAATGTGTTAACATAGGAAGGCGAGTTAATGTTAGTCACTCGCTTTGCCAAAACACAATTAGGATGAATGTGGGAATGTGAAAAACGTTCACGTTTAGTTTCAGTAATTGTTTTCGTATTAACGTATTGGTCCTGTAATAACTTAAGCTACAAACAACAACAtgactagctaactagctatctAAATCAATTGGCTCGGGAGGCTAATTGCTGGAGTGTTTCTATTCCGAACCTGAAAGGCACAGCTAGCAATTGGGTAGATTGCTACAATGAACGAGCTAGTTTGCAAATTAAgttgtgtaaaataaatgtCTATTCGTCTGTAAAAAAGCAAGTAAGGGATTGTGGGAAATGTAATAAATTTGGTTTTAACGACTGAAGTAATTCTCAGATCATAATTTTAATGTAGTCGTCCGTTAAACATTTCGTTTGGGTTCAGGGTTTATCCGGAGCCATATGTAagcagctagcaagctagctaagcAATGTGCTTGCTTGGCTAACTAGCTTGCTAATTAGTTAGCTAGCCAGTCTGCTCTTTGTTTCAATGGATGAGTCAGCTAGCGAACTGTCAGAATGGAAGCTACTGCATTCTTGTAGCTAACATAATAAACTAATTTAATCCACCAAAATGATTCGTAGTCTGGCAAAGGAAGCTAAAGCGAATTCACGTCAGTCAACAAGGCTAAACAATTTTTGTCTCCGGGTGAAATGACGCTAGCTATCGGACGTCACTTGTTAGCTAGCTCACTCAACGTTACGACGTAGCTAGCTACATGGCTTGCAAGCTAAAGTCAAGGCCCTACTTGACCGCCGTCAACTACTGGTTAAACTACTGGTAACATAATTGGCATCAAAAGGAAAATTGTATCAAAACGTGGGGTTTAACAAG of Osmerus mordax isolate fOsmMor3 chromosome 4, fOsmMor3.pri, whole genome shotgun sequence contains these proteins:
- the si:ch211-216l23.2 gene encoding nuclear receptor coactivator 5 isoform X1 → MSSWVISPSGRRPQPNPNGGVQPLRSFRRPAPYPVVREERTEDHNKDAESYEEVLDQQHYSGPMKYEGYQQNAASDAYKPPADQRKTLYQRFYRQIQEERRAADCVVLSVSNQSTDYPKSLGQCLQERGLSVEMLYLQAESGLTRALQDVRGLGSPLCILVEQTNVALSSCTVIIFSESLKIHRNMPKEQAMDFVITEYSRGLGERPQKDPTEMAARASELADDLLEREKMERHAVPAETRQLLLFLAEGVHLYSEELGTIAEYLRSRQDHSQATSSETEDGAHPERRKILPPGLGKPPPLLPTPSGPPPPQVAMGDHPQPTPLMAPPGSYPKTKPPPLLSMHRANHGPPAPHGPPAPRGPLPPRGPPLHCPSSRGPPPHHHGPPPSRGPPPPRGLLLQSGPPHSLMAPRGPMSPHPPRGAPPSLKSLHMGGPQPGLLPCPGGPPPRPNAPRR
- the si:ch211-216l23.2 gene encoding nuclear receptor coactivator 5 isoform X2, whose translation is MSSWVISPSGRRPQPNPNGGVQPLRSFRRPAPYPVVREERTEDHNKDAESYEEVLDQQHYSGPMKYEGYQQNASDAYKPPADQRKTLYQRFYRQIQEERRAADCVVLSVSNQSTDYPKSLGQCLQERGLSVEMLYLQAESGLTRALQDVRGLGSPLCILVEQTNVALSSCTVIIFSESLKIHRNMPKEQAMDFVITEYSRGLGERPQKDPTEMAARASELADDLLEREKMERHAVPAETRQLLLFLAEGVHLYSEELGTIAEYLRSRQDHSQATSSETEDGAHPERRKILPPGLGKPPPLLPTPSGPPPPQVAMGDHPQPTPLMAPPGSYPKTKPPPLLSMHRANHGPPAPHGPPAPRGPLPPRGPPLHCPSSRGPPPHHHGPPPSRGPPPPRGLLLQSGPPHSLMAPRGPMSPHPPRGAPPSLKSLHMGGPQPGLLPCPGGPPPRPNAPRR